Proteins co-encoded in one Nostoc sp. KVJ3 genomic window:
- a CDS encoding DUF192 domain-containing protein: protein MQILKFTNEKDLYVAVFKLINRLGPVAGVSIIVGTVALGYVQTRPQDLPVTHILTKGDRTFKLEVASTPEQLEKGLKFRASLNGDGVPPTVGDRGMLFNLGGEIYNVPFWMYKVNFPLDIFYLKDNVVTTAIFNAQPCHKTPCPIYKGKVANQVLELATGAANIKVGERLNIQPLSVLPKNNISLDRGNSLRTKNNRW from the coding sequence GATTTATACGTTGCTGTCTTCAAATTAATAAACAGGCTAGGCCCTGTTGCTGGAGTATCAATTATCGTTGGCACTGTGGCGCTCGGTTACGTCCAAACTCGTCCCCAGGATTTACCAGTTACGCACATTCTCACGAAAGGCGATCGCACATTTAAGTTGGAAGTTGCTTCTACACCAGAGCAATTAGAGAAAGGGCTGAAATTTCGAGCATCCTTAAACGGCGATGGCGTTCCGCCCACCGTAGGTGATCGCGGGATGTTATTCAACCTGGGAGGAGAAATTTACAACGTGCCTTTCTGGATGTACAAGGTAAATTTTCCATTAGACATCTTTTATCTTAAGGACAATGTGGTGACAACTGCGATTTTCAATGCCCAACCGTGTCACAAAACCCCTTGTCCCATCTACAAGGGGAAAGTTGCCAATCAAGTGCTAGAGCTAGCAACAGGCGCTGCCAATATCAAGGTTGGCGAGCGGCTTAACATCCAACCGTTATCAGTTTTGCCTAAGAATAATATCAGTCTTGACAGAGGCAATTCTTTGAGAACCAAAAATAATCGCTGGTAA